The Tolypothrix sp. NIES-4075 DNA segment TTGAAAGTAATTCCTTTCAATACTTTGAATTCTCGACAACTGTTATATGTGTAACCTGGGTACAGTTCTTCACAAGCGTTAATCATCCATGACATCGCGCAAGTTGCTGGCAAAACTTGAAAACCAGCGATTGTATGATCCACTAAAAAGGGATTAGCTTCTAGTGTCATTTTCCGACGAATGCGATATGTGCGTAGTTCGGAATCTAACTCTGCTGGAGGTGGAGTAATTGGGCTACCGATGACAACTTGTGTGGTAGCGCGATTAACAGAATTGAGTTCTTTAACTAACATTTTTGTGCCGGCTTCTACGGGAATAATATCAATCCCTCTTTCGGCAAAAGCTTTTTTGAGTTCTGGTGTCACCATTCCGCTATCCCAACCACCCCAATTGATAGCAACGACATGACAATCGGGATATTTCTGTTTAATTAGATGAGCCGATTTGTTGAGAATTTCGTTAGCGATCGCATAATCAGTTTGTCCAATATTCCCATAAAAACCAGCTACGGAAGAAAACAACACCAAATGCTGTAGTTGGCTGGGATGCACGCAAGCTAAAAGATTTTCTAACCCCTTAACTTTTGCCGTGTAAACCTTTTCAAAATCTTGTTCGGTTTTCTTTTCAATCAACTTATCGGCTAAATTACCAGCACCATGTATAATGCCTGTAATGGCTCCTGTACGCTTCACAACAGCGGCAATTTTCTCTTGCAAGGCGATAGGATCTGTAACATCGACGCTGATATATTCTGCCGTGCTTCCTGCCTTTTCAATGCTGGAAATTGTCTCTTTAATTTCCCGGCTGGAAATAATGTTGTTATAAACTTTTTGTACACTCATGGGTGTAGGCTTCTCTCCTTGAGAAAGAATATTTTCCATGATGCGTTTTTTTAGTACAGGTTCTTCAAAACAACCTTGAGCAAAGTCTGGCTCAGATTGAGCGATCGCACTCCGACCAAGTAATATAAACTTTCCAGGTTGATGCTGCGCTAATTTAATAACGCACTGCGCTGTAATCCCTCTTGCACCACCACTAACTAGAAAAACTGATGTTGTAGAATTTCGTGTTTGTGTTGTCATAAATTTCCTCTTAATTATTACGTAGTAAGCACTTCAGTGCTTGAAACGCTTAAAATAAGCATTTATATGTAAAGGTGGGGTTTCCCCACCCCTACAACTAACAATTCGCAACGCTGACGATAGTTACTCTACCTTGCGAACCATATCCAACTTCGCTAATACAATTATTCGGGTCGTGAAGTTCAGCTATGATATGTTGTGCTGACTCTTGAGCGCTAATAGCTGGATGTAAATCAATCGCTCGACAAAATACTTTTTGCCATTCCCATCTCAAGGTTTTAGTTAATCCAAATAAACCGGCACTGATGGGACCATAATTTACTTTATGTTCCAGCCCAAATGCTCCATCAAGACGCGCAGTGGTGCAGAACAAACTGCGTCCATAACGTGCGGCTTCATTCAGGGATTTTTTCAGATGTTTAGCGATGAGAAAAACGTGTTTAACGATCGCTTTTTCTTCTGCAAGATAAGGAATTTTCCCGTTGTGGCTGACTTGAAAGGCTGGATTGAGATGAATGAAGGCTCCAATCGTGCCATAATTAGTAGCGATCGCACTCAATTGTTGTTGCAAATGTTCTTCGGTTAAATCCCCAAGCTTGACATTAATCACTCCTGCTGGTAAAACCGATGTTTGGAA contains these protein-coding regions:
- a CDS encoding SDR family NAD(P)-dependent oxidoreductase — encoded protein: MTTQTRNSTTSVFLVSGGARGITAQCVIKLAQHQPGKFILLGRSAIAQSEPDFAQGCFEEPVLKKRIMENILSQGEKPTPMSVQKVYNNIISSREIKETISSIEKAGSTAEYISVDVTDPIALQEKIAAVVKRTGAITGIIHGAGNLADKLIEKKTEQDFEKVYTAKVKGLENLLACVHPSQLQHLVLFSSVAGFYGNIGQTDYAIANEILNKSAHLIKQKYPDCHVVAINWGGWDSGMVTPELKKAFAERGIDIIPVEAGTKMLVKELNSVNRATTQVVIGSPITPPPAELDSELRTYRIRRKMTLEANPFLVDHTIAGFQVLPATCAMSWMINACEELYPGYTYNSCREFKVLKGITFNDTLASEHILELQEIAKVGSQSIEFQATILSKNPQGRTHYHFKAFVTLLREMPAVPIYEGLNLEEDNIITTTGKAFYQNGDSTLFHGPAFQKITRVLNISSEKITVECLWENITEQQQGQFPVRWHNPYTTDLSTQSLWIWLSHLHQEVCLPGQLTHSEQFAVTPCNEPFYVSCEIEGKTQTGVTANFILHSREGKIYSRIMGAKAVIWPIQLSKRK